A window of Zingiber officinale cultivar Zhangliang chromosome 5A, Zo_v1.1, whole genome shotgun sequence contains these coding sequences:
- the LOC121979239 gene encoding probable inactive receptor kinase At2g26730, with the protein MALLALAVLILLAGSGDPSSPVRAARSEPTQDRASLLAFMGGLRHEPRVQWDANASACEWAGVRCDSGRTAVLELRLPGVGLLGSVVADTLGRISGLRALSLRSNRLSGPIPAELADLAQLKRLFLQDNLFSGVIPPGLVGLTLLHRLDLSSNNLTGPVPFALNNLTRLKGLFLENNHLSGSLPSISIASLKYFNVSNNELNGSVPRSLEGFPASSFVGNLDLCGAPLPPCEPFFPSPSAAPAAIEVPTKRSSKRLSTAAIVGIIVASIVVFLVLLLLVVCLFFRLRRKGAFRTKEKSAKGSESGTRATAAATGGRSIETGMTSSSKDEMSGSASALVEAERNKLVFVGSGAAEYSFDLEDLLRASAEVLGKGTMGTSYKAVLEEGTIVVVKRLKDVTAAKPEFDALMHTLGLTERPNLVAPRAYYYSTDEKLLVLDFLPAGSLSSLLHGSRGAGRSPLGWESRMRVALAAGRGLAHLHTTAQLVHGNIKASNVLLRAGDLDSAAFSDFALHPLFHPAPRIRPAGYQAPEVLETRRPTFKSDVYSFGVLLLELLTGKAPNQASLNEEGIDLPRWVQSVVREEWTAEVFDAELMRYADIEEEMVQLLQIAMACVSAVPDSRPDIAEVVRMMEQITDRTEGNDGPKSSQVDPATGAGDVGN; encoded by the exons ATGGCGCTTCTCGCGCTGGCCGTTCTGATCCTCCTCGCCGGCTCAGGCGACCCTTCGTCGCCGGTCCGGGCGGCGCGGTCTGAGCCCACGCAGGACCGCGCTTCGCTGCTCGCCTTCATGGGTGGCCTCCGCCACGAGCCGCGCGTCCAGTGGGATGCCAACGCGTCGGCCTGCGAATGGGCAGGCGTCCGCTGTGACTCCGGCCGCACTGCCGTGCTGGAGCTCCGCCTCCCGGGCGTGGGCCTCCTGGGCTCCGTCGTGGCTGACACACTCGGACGCATTTCCGGCCTCCGTGCCCTCTCCCTCCGCTCCAACCGCCTCTCTGGCCCCATCCCCGCTGAGCTCGCCGACCTCGCCCAGCTCAAAAGACTTTTCCTGCAGGACAATCTCTTCTCCGGCGTAATCCCGCCGGGCTTGGTTGGGCTGACGCTCCTCCACCGGCTCGATCTGTCCAGCAACAATCTCACTGGTCCTGTCCCGTTCGCCCTCAACAATCTCACCAGACTCAAGGGGCTCTTCCTCGAAAATAACCACCTCTCTGGCAGTCTTCCCAGTATCAGCATCGCCTCCCTCAAGTACTTCAATGTCTCCAACAACGAGCTCAATGGCTCTGTGCCCAGGAGCCTCGAGGGATTCCCTGCCTCCTCCTTCGTGGGCAATCTGGATCTGTGCGGCGCCCCATTGCCCCCGTGCGAGCCCTTTTTTCCGTCTCCATCTGCTGCCCCAGCGGCCATCGAGgtcccgaccaagaggtcgtcGAAGAGGCTCTCCACGGCAGCAATCGTCGGGATCATCGTGGCCTCCATTGTCGTTTTTCTAGTGCTGCTGCTGCTCGTGGTCTGCTTATTTTTCCGGCTGCGGAGAAAGGGAGCATTCCGCACGAAGGAGAAATCTGCAAAGGGGTCGGAATCTGGGACGAGGGCAACTGCGGCGGCGACAGGTGGGAGATCGATCGAGACGGGTATGACCTCGTCCTCCAAGGACGAGATGAGCGGCAGCGCGAGCGCGCTGGTGGAAGCAGAGCGGAACAAGCTGGTGTTCGTGGGCAGCGGCGCCGCCGAGTACAGTTTCGATTTAGAGGACCTGCTGCGCGCATCTGCGGAGGTGCTGGGGAAGGGAACCATGGGCACATCCTACAAGGCGGTGCTCGAGGAAGGCACCATCGTGGTCGTGAAGCGCCTCAAGGACGTGACCGCCGCGAAGCCGGAATTCGACGCGCTCATGCACACTCTGGGCCTGACGGAGCGCCCAAACCTCGTCGCCCCTCGCGCCTACTACTACTCCACGGACGAGAAGCTCCTCGTCCTCGACTTCCTCCCCGCCGGCAGCCTCTCCTCACTCCTCCACG GGAGCAGGGGAGCGGGTCGTTCGCCGCTGGGATGGGAGAGCCGGATGCGGGTGGCCCTGGCCGCCGGTCGCGGCCTCGCTCACCTCCACACCACGGCGCAACTCGTGCACGGCAACATCAAAGCGTCCAACGTCCTCCTCCGGGCCGGCGACCTCGATTCCGCTGCCTTCTCCGATTTCGCGCTTCACCCGCTCTTCCACCCCGCGCCTCGCATTCGTCCGGCCGGCTACCAAGCGCCGGAGGTGTTGGAGACGCGGCGGCCCACGTTCAAGTCCGACGTGTACAGCTTCGGCGTGCTGCTGTTGGAGCTCCTGACGGGGAAGGCGCCGAACCAGGCGTCGCTGAACGAGGAGGGGATCGACCTGCCGCGGTGGGTGCAATCGGTGGTGCGGGAGGAATGGACGGCGGAGGTGTTCGACGCGGAGCTCATGCGATACGCGGACATCGAGGAGGAGATGGTGCAGCTCCTCCAGATCGCGATGGCCTGCGTCTCCGCCGTGCCGGACTCCCGTCCGGATATCGCTGAGGTTGTCCGAATGATGGAGCAGATCACCGACCGGACTGAGGGAAACGACGGTCCGAAGAGTTCCCAGGTCGATCCGGCGACGGGCGCCGGCGACGTGGGAAACTAA